One window from the genome of Ciconia boyciana chromosome 8, ASM3463844v1, whole genome shotgun sequence encodes:
- the ANXA7 gene encoding annexin A7, protein MSYPGYPPSGGYPAFPGYPPTGQESVYPPAGQYSYPAVPGGYPPAGGGTYPAAPPSAGYQGAAGYPAPGGYPTPGGYPGAPQAGGMPPYPGAPTGPGFGVPPAGPGFGGYPQPPAQSYAGGGPAQIPVGYAGGQAPSPMPGPPTAMVQCTQGTIQAAPNFDAGRDAEILRKAMKGFGTDEQAIINVVANRSNDQRQKIKAAFKTMYGKDLIKDLKSELSGNVEELILALFMPRTYYDAWSLRHAMKGAGTQERVLIEILCTRTNQEIREIVNCYKSEFGRDIEQDIRADTSGHFERLLISMCQGNRDENQTVDYQKAQEDAQRLYQAGEGKLGTDESCFNMVLASRSFPQLKATVEAYSRIANRDLLSSIDREFSGNVERGLKTILQCALNRPAFFAERLYYSMKGAGTDDSTLIRIIVTRSEIDLVQIKQMFAQMYQKTLATMIASDTSGDYRRLLLAIVGQ, encoded by the exons atgtCATACCCTGGTTATCCCCCTTCTGGCGGCTACCCTGCTTTCCCTGGTTATCCT CCGACAGGACAAGAGTCTGTCTATCCGCCAGCCGGTCAGTACTCCTATCCTGCCGTTCCTGGAGGATACCCtccagcaggaggagggaccTATCCTGCAGCACCACCGAGTGCTGGGTATCAAGGGGCAGCAGGATATCCTGCCCCAGGGGGCTACCCTACCCCTGGGGGCTACCCTGGAGCTccccaggctggaggaatgCCACCTTATCCTGGAG CTCCTACAGGCCCTGGGTTTGGTGTGCCTCCCGCTGGCCCTGGCTTTGGTGGCTATCCACAGCCTCCTGCCCAAAGCTATGCTGGAGGTGGACCAGCACAAATTCCAG taggaTATGCTGGTGGACAAGCACCATCACCAATGCCTGGTCCG CCTACAGCAATGGTTCAGTGTACCCAGGGCACAATTCAAGCTGCTCCAAACTTTGATGCTGGAAGGGATGCAGAAATTCTACGCAAAGCTATGAAGGGGTTTG GAACTGATGAGCAGGCTATCATCAATGTTGTTGCCAACCGCTCCAATGATCAAAGGCAAAAAATCAAGGCAGCTTTCAAGACTATGTATGGCAAG GATTTAATTAAAGATCTGAAGTCTGAGTTAAGTGGAAATGTGGAAGAATTGATTCTAGCACTCTTCATGCCTAGAACCTACTACGATGCCTGGAGTTTACGTCACGCAATGAAG GGAGCAGGCACCCAGGAGAGAGTGCTGATTGAGATCCTTTGCACAAGGACAAACCAGGAAATACGAGAAATAGTGAACTGCTATAAATCAGAATTTGGAAGGGACATTGAACAAGACATCAGAGCAGACACTTCAGGACACTTTGAACGATTACTTATATCTATGTGCCAA GGTAATCGGGATGAGAATCAAACTGTGGATTATCAAAAAGCTCAAGAAGATGCTCAGCGTCTGTACCAAGCAGGTGAAGGAAAACTTGGGACTGATGAATCTTGCTTTAATATGGTTCTGGCAAGCAGAAGTTTTCCCCAACTGAAAGCAACAGTTGAGGCATACTCCAGG ATTGCTAATCGTGATTTATTAAGCAGCATTGACCGAGAATTTTCTGGAAACGTGGAACGTGGTTTGAAGACCATTT TGCAATGTGCTTTAAATCGCCCAGCCTTTTTTGCAGAAAGACTTTATTATTCTATGAAAGGAGCTGGCACAGATGATTCTACCCTGATCAGAATTATAGTCACTCGCAGTGAG aTTGACCTTGTGCAAATTAAACAGATGTTCGCACAAATGTATCAGAAGACTTTGGCTACAATGATAGCAAGTGATACAAGCGGTGATTACAGGCGTTTGCTGCTGGCAATTGTTGGTCAATAG